CTTGCAGGTCAATTCGCCTAAGCGTTTTTTGGGTTCTCTGGATAAGGACAAGGTTGGCGAGTTTGGACTGGACAAGCCCAAACAATTAGTTATTTATGCTCAGGAAAAATGGTCTGTGCAGGTAGGGGACAAAAATCCTTCTGAGGATGGTGTCTATGCTTTATCTTCCTCATATCCCGGGGAGCTCCTTTTGATGAATGCGGCTTATGCTGACAAGGTGGGAGCAGGAAGCGATACATATTACGAGCTAAAACTTTTACCTTTTGATGATGAGCAAATAACAAGGGTCCGACTTTTAGAAAATAACTCTACCCGATGGGATGTGTTGAAAAAAGACGGTGAATTTACATTTAATGCCCCTGAGGAGATAACGAGGTATAAGGTATCATCCTCTGAAGCCACGTCTCTTTTCTTTGAGCTTGGATCAATGCGTGCTCAAAGCCTTGATTTTAAAAAGGATCAAGCAAAGCTCCAATTTACATTGGAAGTATTTCATCGGGGTGGCGAAACTCCTTTAAAAATAAAAATTTTCAAGGCCAAGGAAAAATATTTAGCCCAGGTTGACCAAAATAAGTGGTATTTTGTTCTTGACCAAGCACAGCATGATAACCTAAATAAAACCTCTTTTTTGCTTAAGGACCGCAGTATTATTCATCTGGATACTGG
This genomic stretch from Desulfovulcanus ferrireducens harbors:
- a CDS encoding DUF4340 domain-containing protein — its product is MKRLVFLIILLAFIWAGVFLWPEKKDEQKANWPDFKKFDIVKIQFDQFELVKDKDKWRVKEKGQNIRPYADQTKVDALIDFLQVNSPKRFLGSLDKDKVGEFGLDKPKQLVIYAQEKWSVQVGDKNPSEDGVYALSSSYPGELLLMNAAYADKVGAGSDTYYELKLLPFDDEQITRVRLLENNSTRWDVLKKDGEFTFNAPEEITRYKVSSSEATSLFFELGSMRAQSLDFKKDQAKLQFTLEVFHRGGETPLKIKIFKAKEKYLAQVDQNKWYFVLDQAQHDNLNKTSFLLKDRSIIHLDTGQAHKMDLVISGKNVQLYKVNGVWKHKDSDQEVPGMGLYLWRLSDLKYEQDPKSQLPSTASRIVIWAVKDKQDKDLVKVYFYEDSALPADRCWVQVAGQSSYYVVDSSLLEDLKTKVE